The nucleotide window TTAGTGCTGTGTGCCAATGTGATATTTTATGTTCTAGAGTTAAAATTTTTGCCCAAAAGAGCAGTGATGAATCTTAAAACAAAATAGGTTCTAAAATTTTGTTCTTATCTATTTTACTTGGGATTATAATCAAAAGTCACAAACCACTGTTGTGGGAAGCATAAAGGCGCGAAATCATTATGAATAAAACCGAATCTGTTTCAAATCGATATGAAAAAAGAGGGAAGATAGTAATAGAGCATATGATTGCGTGATTACCTGTGGTCACCGCGTGGGCATTTCTTCCCCCTGTCTATCCGAGTGACGATCATCGAGTCATAGCCACAATTCCAAAGTTATTTGGCTATGGAGACATCAGATTGTAACGGGGTTAGTCAATAATGAGATACGAATCCCAAATCCCATACGCCTAAAGATTACAGGGGTTTTCGGAGTAATTTTTGGCGTCATAGAACCCGTCTGCATTACTTCAAGCCGTGAGTCAACTGTCATCTATTGCCCGTATTCAGATTGTAGGTATTCAACTAAGCTCTAGATAACAGTTTGTCCTTGTATAAATAAGCGTCACGTACGGAGTCTTCCCTCATCAACAGTTACCTATTCGATTGATACGGACTGATTCGCTTAGCTGGGCCAAATCATTGTACTTTTTCCCCCCTTACAATCTTGCTACGTGATACCTTTGCACAAATCACATTGTCCCCGTTcaatttctttgttattttaatCGATTAAAACTATGGAAAAAATTCTAGCTGCAGCCGACGCCTTTGTGGGTCTTTTAGCATTCAGCTTGCAGGTAATTTCTCGCTGTTACTAATCCAAAATACGAGGTCAACTATATCTATGACCCTATTTACTCACGGTGTGATTCAGGTATCGGCGTTGGCGATTTATTCTAATTGGGTTCCAGATGATGTCGCTTCAGGCATTTGGGGAGGAATCTACCTGGTCGCCTTTGCTGTTCTATTGGCTAGCAAAAAGTTGGTTCTATTCTTTTCTGTTTAATTGGAAAATCTTTTAGTCTGactaaaatttttaaacgaaaTTATTAGATTGAAATCGAGTCAAATTGTCATGGGCATGGCGGTATTCGCTTCGTTGATTGGTGTCACGATAATAGGATTGTATTCTTGGAGTATTGATGGCTACCAGCGTTTAATAGCCGACTGTGAATTGTATTCAAACAATTCAACGGTGAACAATTCTACAGCAGAAGAAATGTATCCCGACATTTTCAGTCCCCTCAAAATATGTGAgtgattatttaaaaaaaaatttatgattgAATTTTAATGAACATCTCTTGTATGTTGAACGAAACTCAGGTGACAGAGCGGCCATCGATTCTTTGATGATCATTTGTGGCATTCTAGCTTTTATCGTCAACGGGTTTATAGCTGCAACTGCTTCATCTATCACTTCATAACCTTTATTTCAATCGATCATAAATCTGAAGTAATTGGATGTGTTTTCTGTTCAATCCAGTTTATTTGCATGAAGATGAACTGTACATAATTCGTAATAGTAAAACATAAGGTTTGGTTAACAAATTTCcgtttcacttttttttatcttgaaTCATTTGACCGAGAGTTTGTTTACGTTATCTCAGTCTAACGGTTGTAAATTGCGAAATATTCCCTACGTTTTCAGAGACAAGGTATGTgttaaaaaattccttttctcTCTGTTAATGTTTATCATCAAACATACTGGTCATTACAATTACTTGATAGTTTTTATAGCTCTCTGCAAAACTTTTCAGTTTAAATTGGCAAACTACCCTTAAGCAACAATGGCCAGGTAGAATATTTGTAAACGATATATTGAACAAATCGTGTCTCTTTAACATGCGCAATTAATATTCGTGTGTGTGCTTAGCTATGAAGCCATGCTGACTATTCGGTTGTGCCAATACTAATTTCGTCGGTAAATAGTGTAAATACTGCCTGTCTCTCATGGTCATTTTGTGATTACTATTTGAAACCGAACATTCGGGACCTCGGCGTGTGTTTAAAGAGActgtttaaacaaaaaattaattggatCGCTTTTATTTGCTAGATTTTCATGACCCATGTGGCGCACTATCGTCGATGTGGCTGGGTATAAAAGCGCATCGgtaactaaaaaaaatcatcagcTACATCTCTTCACTTCTTCTGTTCGCatcagattttaaaaatgcgtTCGCAACCAGCTTTTGGGTAAGTCTgctaattcatttttttcctcgaaattcttgaatttctctttaaaaagttGCCTCTGAACGAGATAAACTGAAGCTACAGTGTAAATGTATTCCAATCAGATTTTTACTCTTGGTCGTTCTCGGATGCGTCCTACCGAGCATCTTGGCCGCTCCGTCGAGTGCCGCAACCAGTCGTGGAGATGAAACTCACGACAACCTGTCGAGTGCAGTAGAGTTGGTTAAAGTACGTCGAAATCTTTGTCATTTGTCTTGCAAATTTGACGGCGAATTACTTAATTGGTTTGAATTTAATTAACGGCTGTAGAGTTTAAAAGCTTTTTTACGTTTATACTATCCGTAGTACGAATAACGTTGATAATTCCTCAAATTTCAACAGGCATACAGTAGCGATGTTACAAGGGTAGCAACAAAAGTGTGTGACAAATTAGCCAACGGAGGAACCCTTGATAAGAGTAAGAATTGAGCTCTACTCGTTGACAGTATCTGAATTCCTCATTTTTATAATTATTCGTTATTAAAGTCCTGCTGGAAATAGCTAAAGACAAGGACACGGAGAAAGTTGACTTGAATGAAGTCCGTGAGATGATTGAGGTAGtagaaacaaaacattttcgtTATTTGAAAACCATAACATGTGTGCTGGCGTTTAATTTCAGAAATATGGATGTTCGGCCACGAAAGTCACCTGCGCTCTCTTGGGGCTCATATGCTGGGGGCGTTAAATTTGTATAACAACTGGCTGCAAGCGGACACTGCTAATCGACGACCATTATGTTCTcattgataataaaaaaaaatatatatataatctTTGGCAAAATCACTACTGTGTTATGTAGACTGTTATGAGTTCTGCTAATTGATGGATTACGTTGACAAGTTTTTCTTACCTATACACAATCTAGTTAGGTTATACTGAAACTGGTATAAGTCCCTTCAAATCACTCTAGTAAAGGTGTTGGGAAGAAACAAACAAGCTTTCATACTTCATTGAAGTATAGTGTCGTAGAAATCAAGGAAAGCTTCTCCAGAAGCCACTCGTCATGCTGTTCACCAATGTCGTTAGGTAATATCCACACATGTTTCCGGGAATCTCATTTAATTCAAGTATTAAGACGCAGATTCTTCTTAGGGATTACGGTCATGATCACGACCGGACTTCCTAGAAAACCTATTAATAAAGAAGGGATAGGGATACTAAGTTCGATTTAAATAGCACATCATTTTTCAGATTGTACATATTATCACACTCGTCTTCCAGCCATCAGTCGAGAAACAATGGATCAAAAACAGGCCTCCTCTCTAGACGACAGCAAATTTTGGGGGGAATTAAACGTTTAACCCATCGCCTATTGGTGGATTCTTTCGTCGTGAAGTGCGGACTTGATGCGTTTCGAAAGTGTTCAAGTTGGACATGATTGTGCATTACAGCCCGCATGTAcgcgtttatttattttcttaagGAATGCTCTGATGTTAGCGTCTTTTCGATGCGTAGCTATCTAAATTCTGTTAGGGATCTCTCCGTAGAAATTCTTTTTGGCATAATGATGAGTCAGTCGTACAGAGAAGGTGGTTACGTTCTTTGCAtagggaaagagagagacgaACCGGTTGGCTCTAATGGACGAGGAAATTAAAGGATAAGCATGGTAGAAAAcgccacttttttttttcaaggccTTGTTTATAACTACACAGTTGATTGGATAATTGAATATTGAAACAAGGTATACTGGTCAAGCCAGCTCAACACAGGACGTAAATTAAAAatacttttctcttttatttacTTAACGAATCGAACCATTGATCAGTCGACTCAAAGAGAACTAAAAGACAAAAGATATTTAATTTCCTTTCGGTTCCGATGACTTTTAGTTTCATTAGAGACCTAACTAAAGCCAAAGGTTTTTGTTCTGAAACGAATAAAGGCTTAAATATTTAGTTCTTTTTGATTTGCATGAATGCAGTGCAAACGGAAGGAAAGTCAGTATAAAATCAGAAAATGGGGATTTTTACAAAAGAGGTAGTTGTCATTGATGGATTTAATTTATTCGTgctcagaaaagaaaaagcaacaGCAAAAACGGTGTTTCGGACATTCtaccattttcgttttttgggaCGAGTTTCACTTCCAGTGGATAGATGGCCCTGATTTCAATACCGGTCGATGAATGAAGAATAGATGACACCAGCCCCTAGAGCGGTCGATGATTGAGAATGCTAAATCTGTGAAATGGAGTTAAGCCAAAAATCATCTTAGACAGTAAAACTAAACCATTTCCATTCAAGTCGAGGATTAGATCAAATTTCAAGGCGTTCCAGTGAACAATGGCACTTAAAAGGAATACTTATATGTAATAGAGAGCTTAGTTCAAGATGACTCAACACATGATTTGACTGATTTGACCGATAGGAACTCGGGAACCATGCTTGTTTGATTCGATTGTGCTAAAGGTGCGTCTATACTAGCAGTCTTTAAAGACAAGTTACGGTCATACAGGCATACCGGCATACAGTCTTACTGCCACGCTATTTCAGTTTTTCCGTAACGCAATCCACACTGCACATAGGTTTACAGACATCATACGGAAAATGGGCGTTGAAGAAGGCAGGGCAAACTTTTAAGGCAAGATGATTTTTAACACACAAAATGAACCTCTCgacgtcttttttttctagtttcagtctacaaaatattaaaattgtACATAAACTGAGAAAAAGCAACAAATAGAATTAAAGTATTTACTTttcggttattttctttggggatttcttcttctttggagATGGTTTGGGCCCCATGTTTTTGATTcaaattcaagttttttaaTACGCACGACGACTGTGGCAGACGAACTTCAACAGACAATGTTGCAGTCATGTGTGGTTGCACTAATAAAGAGTATTTGAAAATATATACTTTATTCTCATTGGCTGAACCTTATTTTTCATCTTACGGTAACTCTTACTTACGGGAAAAGTTTGAAtcatttcaaactttttttcttacagacACACAGGCATATACAGGCATACGCTTACGGAAAATCGCTAGTGTAGATTGAACGGAATAAGCTTTCCGTATGCCTGTATCGAGTCTGTATGTATGTATGACCGTAACTTGTCTTTAAAAACTGCTAGTATAGACGCACCTTAAGCCCTACATATTTTTTCCTCAGTATTCTCATTTTGGTTGTAACCCATGAGCTGTTTGCTTCTAGATGAGTTAACTtacttcttcattttcaatttaaagTACTTGTGTCACAAAATTCTTAACTAAGAATTCCAGTCAATCCAGAGAATCATTGCCTtttcctttaaattttttaggTAAAAATGAAGCTTACCTATACAGCCTGTGTGTAAGGAATCATGACTACTGTGGATTCTGTTGTTGACTGCAATCCTCATCTGTTCCAGGAATCCATGTTCTTGATGTAAGTGACTTCATGTTTCATTCAAGTTTGCAACATTTTCTTATTCGTGTTCATAAAATTTGCtgtgaatttcaaaaatgatcTCTTATTAATttagtaggggagagtggggctagttggcaggagggcaagtttgcaattcctaatttagaagaattgtgtgaaagaggttttattgaaataattcatggttaaagatgtttatcgtgcgcacatttgtgcaaagttttatcaatttatcccaaatagtttaggaaatagaaaataacgaaattttttgcgtcaaatccacaatagttgcgtgcttggtattcatcaattttatcttttcttggtatgcatataatttttaaaaaatattagttttatagaaaattgtgtcctctattgaactgtaacaatggatttgttttaatcaattatgaaggagtaataaaaattgttatttgaataaaccccgggttggggcaagttgatacattgcaacatggggcatgtcggcataggcattatacatgcatatgtatggTACATGGcttgtcaaaatgtcagggaattgtaagtcgaatatttgctagatatgacttatggtgaacagtggtatgcattagaggccaaaatttggcaaattttaagtgtttcactttatacgatgttcacctgtgaaatgtttgcctgaattatgaatattattttttattttttgcatttaaggctattaatctttatgtaagttatcacaacttatttctgagtttcccactctaaaataactataggatttttgtttattgtaatgttattctagtttgtttacaacatcaacatttcactgaaatccgtatttgaaatacatggggccaacttaccccactaccactgccaacttaccccgttagtggggcatgtaggcaaattttttttagctttttgaacgttgatttcgatatgaattcttcgacgtagatcaaataaaaaaatggaacgagaaagctggttatctgagctttcttttacaattttttgggtgtcaaaatataaaaaattaaagaaaccagagaagaaattaaaaaaattgtaccaactagccccaccctcccctactaTATGCCAGAGCAATATTTGATGTTCTAGAATTTAAATTGTTACCAAGCTGGCCTTTTACTTTCCAATTCAAGCAGTGATGAATATTAAACTGAATtgcttctttatttttgtccTTCTCCATTTTGCTTGGGATTGTAATCAAAAGTCACAAACCACTGCTGTGGGAAGCATAAATGCACTAAAACATTATGAAGTCAATCtgcaaaaagaggaaagataGTAGGCCTAATAGAGCATATGATTGTGTGGTTACCTGTAGTCAATTCTTGGGCATTTCTTCCCGGTGTCTATTTAGACATCATCATCGAGTCATAGTATTAATTCCACAGTCATTTAGCTCTGGAGTTTGAATATCAGACTATAAGAGGATTAGTCACTGATGAGATACGTATTATTTAGCCCATACGCCTAAAGATTATAGATTTTGTTCTATTGGCTAGCAAAAAGTCGGTTCTATTCTTTTCTGTTTAATTGGAAAATCTTTTAGTCTGactaaaattttaaaactaaGTTATTAGATTGAAATAAAGTAAACTGTCATGATGGTATTCGCTTCGTTGATTGGGTTCACGTTAATAGGATTGCATTCTTGGAGTGTTGATGGCTACCAGCGTTTGTATTCTAACAATTCTACGGTGAACAATTCTACAGCAGAAGAAATCTATCCCGAAATTTTCAGTCCTCTTAAAATATGTgagtgatttttgaaaaaatttgaatgattGAATTTGAATGGTCATCTCTTGTGTGTTGAACGAAACTCAGGTGACAGAGCGGCCATCAATTCTTTGATGCTGATCATTTGTGGCATTCTAGCTTTTATCTTTAACAGGATTATAGCTGATGCAACTGCTTCATCTATCACTTCATAACCTTTATTTCAATCGATCATAAATCTGAAGTAATTGGATGTGTTTTCTGTTCAATCCAGTTTATTTGCATGAAGATAAACTGTACATAATTCTTAATAGTAAAACAAAAGGTTTGGTTAACAAATTTCCGTTTCACTTTTTTTATCTTGAATCATTTGACCGAGAGTTTGTTTACGTTATCTCAATCTAACGGTTCTATAAATTGCGACATATTCCTTATGTTTTCAGAGACAGGGTGTGTGTTTAAAACTTCCTTTTATCTTTGTTTATGTTTATCATCAGACATATGTCTACTGGTGATTACAATTACTTGATAGTTTTTATAGCTCTCTGCAAAACTTTTCAGTTTAAATTTGCATACTACTCTTAAGCAACAATGCTCTCTAAGAAACGCTGTgttgaaaaagggaaacatgACCAtgctttgaaaatattctaaattCTATGTTTTCAAAACGGAAAcacaaagtttaaaaaatggagtaaatttctttttctcatttttaccTTCGCGCCACTTTGGACATTAAACCTAATAAACGCCCGTCATTAAACGACACATGATTTAACTAAACATTGCGttaagaaaaggtaaaaatgttaaCTTTTTGCATCTGTTTGGTGggatgtaaaaaacaaacattttgaaacatCAACAAATGAAATAAGTATATATCGCGTGAATTGGTTTGATAATCAAGTTTATTGCAAACGtaaaaatgtgtttatttaaaaaaaaatgaaaaatattatttatctACATTATCAAATCTAATAGATAGAGATTAGTTGTTTCCCATTGCATAGTATGTATTTTGAGATGTCTAttgaaaaagttttttctGACAGAGCTATCACCTGTATGTTTctcaaataaataatagtgGTGCATTAAAACTGAATATTTTCTGTTACCAAATGAATTTTCACTAAAAATCACTGAGAATAAGCCAGAGTCAATAATCGTATAATATTTGTcattgaaaaatcaaacgaTATTCAAATGACTTTTATGTTTCTTCATATTTTCCTCTATTAATATGATCAAATGTAAAGAAAATGAGGGTCCAAATAGCACAATGGTTATCAAGCTAGATTCTGACATTATAGGTTGCTGGTTCAAACCTCGACAAAATTATGAGATATTTCATATTTGACATGTTATGTATGtatgtgtgtatatgtgtgtatatgtgtgtgtatatgtgtgtgtatatgtgtgttatgtatgtatgtatgtgtGTAATTCATGTTGACATCTAGATACGATAAATCTATAGCAAAATCTAGAGAACAGAAGAGGATGCAGAGGATTAGATAATTACCAAATTAGGTTTAAATGCATTAGCTGCAAATTAATGTATTCAACTTTAAagttaattcatttatttatgtaaatacaattttttacGAATTTCGAGAAATATGCAAATAAGGGGAGGGATAACAAGGCCAGGGAGGAGTATATTCCTCCCTGACAAGGCCATGGCTTCCAGCATAGCCTGGGGTTCTTTCGGTGCCGTCtggttaaaaacaaaaagaaaacaaatgtgttTGGGTGGGGggaatcatttttgtttcgaaaaaaatttctaaacaTCGTGTGTCGGA belongs to Daphnia magna isolate NIES linkage group LG1, ASM2063170v1.1, whole genome shotgun sequence and includes:
- the LOC116933407 gene encoding uncharacterized protein LOC116933407, with product MRSQPAFGFLLLVVLGCVLPSILAAPSSAATSRGDETHDNLSSAVELVKAYSSDVTRVATKVCDKLANGGTLDKILLEIAKDKDTEKVDLNEVREMIEKYGCSATKVTCALLGLICWGR